The segment CCCATCCAATCCAGCACGATTGTTTGAAAAAGGAATTTTTACAGCCTTTACCTCAAATGATTTAGAAAAGCGTAGTGATTTTGTATCTAAAGTGAAAGATGCAATTGATAATGGTTTATCTGAAGAAGATGCCTTATCAGCTTTAACGACTAATCCTGCAGAACTATTAGAAATGGGTGGTCAATTAGGAGCCCTAGAAGCAGGGAAAATGGCAAACTTCTTGGTATGTTCTGGCCCAATTTTTGAGTCTGGAGATATTCAGAGCAACTGGATTCAAGGGAAAGAATACACCATTAAAAAAGAACAAACTATTGATTTGAGAGGCACTTTTCTAACTAATGAAAAGGATACAATTATCATCAGTGGTTCTGCAGATAAAATAAAAGGACAACTAAAACGAGACACCCTTGAATTTAAAACTAAATTAGAACAAGAAGGACCTCACCTAAGTTTACAATACGAATTAGAAGATGGAGTTTATAGAGTAAATAGTTTATTTTCAAATGACATCCTCAAAGGAGATATTATACTCCCCAATGGCGATAGTCGACAATGGTCAGCTCAATTAATTGAAGCATTTGAAAAAGACGAGGAAGAGAAAAAGGAAGAAGAGGATAAGATGACTAAGGATGCAGAAGTTTGGTTCCCGAATATGGCATATGGTTGGAAAGACAAGCCTAGTCAAGACAATATTATCTTTAGAAATGCTACCGTATGGACAAATGAAGCTGTAGGTATTGTTCAAGAAACTGATGTGGCTATTTCAAAAGGCAAAATTCTAAAAGTAGGAATAGACATTGTTGCTGAAGAGCTTTTCAAAAATGAAGAGTTTCAAGAAATTGATGCCAAAGGACTTCACCTCACCTCTGGAATTATAGACGAACACTCGCATATTGCCATCAGTAGAGGGGTAAATGAAGGCACACAGGCCAGCAGTGCAGAAGTCAGTATTGCAAACGTTATCAACTCAGACGATATTAATATTTACCGTCAACTTTCAGGAGGTGTCACTACCGCTCAACTTTTACATGGTTCAGCAAACCCAATTGGGGGGCAATCAGCTATTATCAAATTCCGTTGGGGAAGTTCTCCAGAAGAAATGAAATTTGAAGGAGCTGATGGCTTTATCAAATTCGCATTAGGAGAAAATGTTAAACAATCGAATTGGGGCGATTATGAACGTATCCGTTTCCCTCAAACACGAATGGGTGTTGAGCAAGTCTTTTACGATCACTTTTTGAGGGCGAGAGCCTACGAAGAAGAATGGGAAAAATACAATAGTCTATCCCTATCTGAAAAGCGAAAAACCCAAGCTCCAAGAGAAGATTTAGAAATGAATACGCTAGTTGAAATTCTCAACAAAGAACGATTTATCACCTGTCACTCATACGTACAATCAGAAATAAATATGCTAATGCACGTAGCTGACTCTATGGGCTTCACACTTAATACTTTTACTCATATTTTGGAAGGTTATAAAGTGGCTGACAAAATGAAATCCCATGGTGCTGGCGCTTCCACTTTCTCAGACTGGTGGGCGTATAAATTTGAAGTTAATGACGCCATTCCTTACAACGCATCTATTCTTGCTGATATGGGGGTCGTTACAGCTATTAATTCTGATGATGCCGAAATGGCAAGGCGACTTAACCAAGAAGCTGCAAAAGCTGTAAAATACGGGTCGGTAAGTGAAGAAGAAGCTTGGAAGATGGTCACTCTTAACCCTGCAAAACTTTTACATCTTGACGATAGAGTGGGTAGTATTAAATCAGGAAAAGATGCCGATATTGTATTGTGGACAGACAATCCCCTTTCAGTTTATGCCAAAGTACAACAAACTTATGTGGACGGACGTTGTTACTTTGATGTTGAGAAAGATGAAGCTCTGAGAAAACGTAATAATGCAGAACGTGCTAGACTTATCCAAAGCATGCTCAGTGATAAAGCCGCTGGTAAACCTACACAGAAAGTTAAGAAAGAGCACCATATACTTTACTATTGTGACACCTTAGATGAAAACCATAA is part of the Flavobacteriales bacterium genome and harbors:
- a CDS encoding amidohydrolase family protein, whose protein sequence is MKTCFFILSSVFLSINAFAQHTFPINGVANSFDATHVFTNATLVISPQETIENGTLIIKGDEILSASSDTSIPQGAIVHDMTGKYIYSSFIDLNSSYGIEKPKKVSWKPSPQYESKTKSGAGWNEAIHPEVNASSIFSNDNDEAESYRSSGFGVVLSHQNNGIARGSGLVVSLADESENLSILKGKASAHYSLNKGNSRQKYPSSLMGTLALIQQSYLDAEWYDQGNTKEYNRSLEAWNELQDVPQFFEVRDKLDIFRVHKIAEEFEIDYIIVGNGDEYQRLDELSETNFSMVIPLNFPEAYDVSNPQAAQMVSLKKMKHWELAPSNPARLFEKGIFTAFTSNDLEKRSDFVSKVKDAIDNGLSEEDALSALTTNPAELLEMGGQLGALEAGKMANFLVCSGPIFESGDIQSNWIQGKEYTIKKEQTIDLRGTFLTNEKDTIIISGSADKIKGQLKRDTLEFKTKLEQEGPHLSLQYELEDGVYRVNSLFSNDILKGDIILPNGDSRQWSAQLIEAFEKDEEEKKEEEDKMTKDAEVWFPNMAYGWKDKPSQDNIIFRNATVWTNEAVGIVQETDVAISKGKILKVGIDIVAEELFKNEEFQEIDAKGLHLTSGIIDEHSHIAISRGVNEGTQASSAEVSIANVINSDDINIYRQLSGGVTTAQLLHGSANPIGGQSAIIKFRWGSSPEEMKFEGADGFIKFALGENVKQSNWGDYERIRFPQTRMGVEQVFYDHFLRARAYEEEWEKYNSLSLSEKRKTQAPREDLEMNTLVEILNKERFITCHSYVQSEINMLMHVADSMGFTLNTFTHILEGYKVADKMKSHGAGASTFSDWWAYKFEVNDAIPYNASILADMGVVTAINSDDAEMARRLNQEAAKAVKYGSVSEEEAWKMVTLNPAKLLHLDDRVGSIKSGKDADIVLWTDNPLSVYAKVQQTYVDGRCYFDVEKDEALRKRNNAERARLIQSMLSDKAAGKPTQKVKKEHHILYYCDTLDENHNHDHAH